A genomic window from Ignavibacteria bacterium includes:
- a CDS encoding T9SS type A sorting domain-containing protein, protein MKSILLSKKFFAAFIIIFIASSVLLYGDIDGRTGRTLKTSTSGCSCHGSINTGVTVTITGPDTVNTGQTQQYSITISNAGKTGMGLDVATRLGALGVVTSGLRISNGELTHNNNIPMTNGSVTVSFNYTAPGTGGTDTIWAVGLAGNSQSNTGGDAWNNALSKRIIVRSTVGIEPNISPADYSISENYPNPFNPSTSINISLIKETNVDIKIYDVNGAEICSMFNNILKPGDHKFTWHALNNSGSKVNSGIYFMKINAGGNYETRKMILVK, encoded by the coding sequence GCATCATCAGTTTTATTATACGGCGATATAGACGGAAGAACAGGAAGAACATTAAAAACCAGCACATCAGGCTGCTCTTGCCACGGTTCAATTAACACAGGCGTAACAGTAACTATCACAGGACCTGATACGGTAAACACAGGACAAACCCAGCAATACAGTATAACCATATCCAATGCCGGTAAAACTGGTATGGGTCTTGATGTCGCAACCAGGCTTGGTGCATTAGGTGTTGTAACTTCAGGTTTGCGTATTTCAAATGGTGAGCTTACTCATAATAATAATATACCAATGACAAACGGCTCTGTTACTGTTTCATTCAATTATACTGCTCCGGGCACCGGTGGTACAGATACAATATGGGCAGTTGGTTTAGCAGGCAATTCACAAAGCAATACCGGCGGCGACGCCTGGAATAATGCGCTCAGCAAAAGAATAATTGTGCGCAGCACAGTTGGAATTGAACCTAACATTTCACCCGCAGATTACAGTATTAGTGAAAATTACCCGAATCCCTTTAATCCTTCTACCAGCATTAACATCTCTTTGATCAAAGAAACAAATGTAGATATAAAGATCTACGATGTAAACGGCGCTGAGATCTGCTCAATGTTCAATAATATACTCAAACCCGGAGATCATAAATTTACCTGGCATGCATTAAATAACAGCGGGTCTAAGGTAAACAGCGGAATTTATTTCATGAAAATAAACGCCGGCGGTAATTACGAAACAAGAAAAATGATACTGGTAAAATAA